A genome region from Pseudomonas sp. S06B 330 includes the following:
- the hydA gene encoding dihydropyrimidinase, whose product MTLMIRGATLITHEESYRADVLCADGVIKAIGTDLDLPNGCEVLDGSGQYLMPGGIDPHTHMQLPFMGTVASEDFYSGTAAGLAGGTTSIIDFVIPNPQQSLLEAFHQWRGWAEKSASDYGFHVAITWWSDKVREEMGELVSQHGVNSFKHFMAYKNAIMAADDTLVASFERCLELGAVPTVHAENGELVYHLQRKLVAEGMTGPEAHPLSRPSQVEGEAASRAIRIAQTLGTPVYLVHVSTREALDEITYARAKGQPVYGEVLAGHLLLDDSVYRHPDWQTAAGYVMSPPFRPRKDGHQEALWGGLQSGNLHTTATDHCCFCAEQKAAGRDDFSRIPNGTAGIEDRMAVLWDEGVNTGKLSMQAFVALTSTNTAKIFNLFPRKGALRVGADADLVLWDPQGTRTISATTHHQQVDFNIFEGKTVRGIPSHTISQGKLVWANGDLRAERGAGRYIERPAYPAVFDLLSKRAEHLRPTAVKR is encoded by the coding sequence ATGACGCTTATGATTCGTGGCGCCACCCTGATTACCCATGAGGAAAGTTACCGCGCCGACGTGCTCTGTGCCGACGGTGTGATCAAGGCCATCGGCACTGACCTCGACCTTCCCAACGGCTGCGAAGTACTCGATGGCAGCGGCCAGTACTTGATGCCCGGCGGCATCGACCCACACACCCACATGCAATTACCCTTCATGGGCACCGTAGCCAGTGAGGACTTCTACAGTGGCACCGCTGCAGGCCTTGCCGGCGGCACCACGTCGATCATTGACTTTGTCATTCCCAACCCGCAGCAGTCCTTGCTGGAAGCCTTTCACCAGTGGCGCGGCTGGGCCGAGAAATCCGCCTCCGATTACGGTTTTCATGTTGCCATCACCTGGTGGAGCGACAAGGTCCGCGAGGAGATGGGTGAGCTGGTCAGCCAGCACGGGGTCAACAGCTTCAAGCACTTCATGGCCTACAAGAATGCGATCATGGCTGCCGACGACACCCTGGTCGCCAGCTTTGAGCGTTGCCTGGAACTGGGTGCGGTGCCCACCGTGCATGCTGAAAATGGCGAGTTGGTCTATCACTTGCAACGCAAGCTGGTCGCTGAGGGCATGACCGGCCCCGAGGCGCATCCGTTGTCACGCCCCTCGCAGGTCGAGGGTGAGGCGGCCAGCCGTGCCATTCGCATTGCCCAGACACTGGGTACACCGGTGTACCTGGTGCATGTGTCGACCCGCGAAGCGCTGGATGAAATCACCTATGCACGGGCCAAGGGCCAGCCGGTCTACGGCGAAGTACTGGCCGGGCACTTGCTGCTGGACGACAGCGTCTACCGCCATCCCGACTGGCAGACCGCCGCCGGTTATGTGATGAGCCCACCGTTCCGCCCGCGCAAGGACGGCCATCAGGAAGCGCTGTGGGGTGGCCTGCAGTCCGGCAACCTGCACACCACTGCCACCGACCACTGCTGCTTCTGTGCCGAACAGAAAGCCGCCGGGCGCGATGATTTCAGCCGCATTCCCAATGGCACCGCCGGTATCGAAGACCGTATGGCCGTGCTCTGGGATGAAGGGGTGAACACCGGCAAGTTGTCGATGCAAGCGTTCGTCGCCCTGACGTCGACCAACACGGCGAAGATCTTCAACCTGTTCCCGCGTAAAGGTGCCCTGCGCGTGGGGGCCGATGCCGACCTGGTGTTGTGGGACCCGCAAGGCACACGAACCATTTCCGCCACGACCCACCATCAACAGGTCGACTTCAACATCTTCGAAGGCAAGACCGTACGTGGTATCCCCAGCCACACCATCAGCCAGGGCAAGCTGGTCTGGGCCAATGGCGATTTGCGGGCCGAGCGCGGCGCCGGGCGTTACATCGAACGACCGGCGTATCCGGCGGTGTTCGACCTGCTCAGCAAGCGGGCCGAGCATTTGCGCCCGACTGCCGTCAAGCGCTGA
- a CDS encoding NCS1 family nucleobase:cation symporter-1, translating to MQQTRSQVRERDGLYELDAGSDVLDSPRYNHDIAPTQVGERTWNKWHITALWVGMSICVPTYTLGGVLTAYFGLTVGEALLAILLANTVVLIPLTLNAFPGTKYGIPFPVLLRSSFGIIGSNVPCLIRALVACGWFGIQTMFGGLAIHLFLGSLSADWKALGGTGEVIGFMLFWCLNLWVVLRGAESIKWLETLSAPLLVLVGAGLLVWALPNVSISELMAQPPKRPEGASVYGYFFAGLTAMVGFWATLSLNIPDFSRYAKSQKDQILGQIFGLPLTMFLFAALGVVLTAASASLVGETVSDPVSLIGHIQSPMWVALAMALIIIATLSTNTAANIVSPTNDFQNLAPKWIGRTTAVLLTGLVGLLLMGHELLKKLGLIVSDVSLESVYSNWLLGYSSLLGPIAGIMVVDYFLIRKQTLDLAGLYRDDIYPAWNATGFIAFAVPVALTLLSLQSQAFSWFYDFGWFTGSALGGLIYYGLGQFKAARAANLKPTV from the coding sequence ATGCAGCAGACCAGATCGCAAGTGCGAGAACGTGACGGCTTGTATGAACTCGACGCCGGCAGCGACGTCCTTGACAGCCCCCGCTACAACCATGACATCGCCCCGACCCAGGTCGGCGAACGGACCTGGAACAAATGGCACATCACCGCGCTGTGGGTGGGCATGTCGATCTGCGTGCCGACCTATACTCTCGGCGGGGTGCTGACGGCTTATTTCGGCCTGACGGTGGGCGAAGCGCTGCTGGCCATCCTGCTGGCCAACACGGTGGTGCTGATTCCGCTGACACTCAACGCATTCCCGGGCACTAAGTACGGCATTCCGTTTCCAGTGTTGCTGCGCTCTTCATTCGGCATCATCGGCTCCAACGTACCCTGTCTGATCCGCGCGCTGGTGGCCTGTGGCTGGTTTGGCATCCAGACTATGTTTGGCGGCCTGGCCATCCACCTGTTCCTCGGCTCGTTGTCGGCTGACTGGAAGGCACTGGGCGGGACAGGGGAGGTGATCGGCTTCATGCTTTTCTGGTGCCTGAACCTGTGGGTGGTGCTGCGCGGTGCCGAGTCGATCAAATGGCTGGAAACCCTCTCGGCACCGCTGTTGGTGCTGGTCGGTGCCGGGTTGCTGGTATGGGCGTTGCCCAACGTGTCGATCAGCGAGTTGATGGCGCAGCCGCCCAAGCGCCCGGAAGGGGCGAGCGTTTACGGCTACTTCTTTGCCGGGCTGACGGCGATGGTGGGTTTCTGGGCCACGTTGTCGCTGAATATCCCCGACTTCAGCCGCTATGCGAAAAGCCAGAAAGACCAGATCCTCGGGCAGATTTTCGGCTTGCCGCTGACCATGTTCCTATTTGCCGCGCTGGGCGTGGTGCTCACTGCCGCCTCGGCGTCGCTGGTGGGCGAAACAGTCTCCGACCCGGTCAGCCTGATCGGGCATATCCAGAGCCCGATGTGGGTGGCCCTGGCCATGGCGCTGATCATCATTGCCACCTTGTCGACCAACACCGCCGCGAACATTGTGTCACCCACCAACGACTTTCAGAACCTGGCGCCCAAGTGGATCGGGCGCACTACCGCGGTCCTGCTCACCGGCCTGGTCGGCCTGTTGCTGATGGGCCATGAGCTGCTGAAAAAACTCGGTCTGATCGTCAGCGACGTCAGCCTGGAGAGCGTCTACTCCAACTGGCTGCTGGGTTATTCCAGCCTGCTCGGGCCGATTGCCGGGATCATGGTGGTGGACTATTTCCTGATCCGCAAACAGACCCTGGACCTGGCCGGCCTGTACCGCGATGACATCTACCCGGCCTGGAACGCCACTGGCTTTATCGCCTTCGCTGTACCGGTAGCGCTGACCTTGTTATCGCTGCAGAGCCAAGCCTTCAGCTGGTTCTACGATTTCGGCTGGTTCACCGGATCCGCCCTGGGCGGGCTGATCTACTACGGGCTTGGCCAATTCAAGGCAGCCCGCGCGGCCAACCTCAAACCCACCGTGTAG
- a CDS encoding Zn-dependent hydrolase encodes MQTPQDVLQSNHRYINGERLWQSLMELAQLGATVKGGVCRLALTDLDRQARDLFVKWTEAAGCTVTIDGVGNIFARRPGRNPQLPPVMTGSHIDTQPTGGKFDGCFGVLAGLEVMRTLNDLKIETEAPLEVVVWTNEEGSRFAPCMMGSGVFAEKFTLEETLAKTDAEGISVGQALNAIGYAGPRAVSGHPVGAYFEAHIEQGPILEDQHKTIGVVLGALGQKWFDLTLRGVEAHAGPTPMHLRRDALVGASVVVAAVNRVALEHQPHACGTVGCLQAYPGSRNVIPGEVRMTLDFRHLEPARLDSMIAQVKDVISSTCEQHGLSYTLTPTADFPPLYFDKGCVEAVRAAAQGLGLSHMDIVSGAGHDAIFLAELGPAGMIFVPCEGGISHNEIENAAPEDLADGCAVLLRAMLAAAQAVARGREAA; translated from the coding sequence ATGCAAACCCCACAGGACGTTTTGCAATCGAACCATCGGTACATCAACGGCGAGCGGTTGTGGCAGTCGCTGATGGAGCTGGCCCAGTTAGGCGCAACGGTCAAGGGCGGGGTCTGCCGTCTGGCGCTGACCGACCTCGATCGCCAGGCCCGCGACCTGTTCGTCAAGTGGACCGAGGCGGCCGGCTGCACAGTGACCATCGACGGCGTCGGCAACATTTTTGCTCGCCGTCCGGGGCGCAACCCGCAATTGCCACCGGTGATGACCGGCAGCCATATCGACACCCAACCCACTGGCGGCAAGTTCGATGGTTGCTTTGGGGTGTTGGCCGGGCTTGAAGTGATGCGCACCCTCAATGACCTGAAGATTGAAACCGAGGCGCCGCTGGAGGTGGTGGTCTGGACCAACGAAGAAGGCTCGCGCTTTGCCCCGTGCATGATGGGTTCCGGAGTGTTTGCCGAGAAGTTTACCCTCGAAGAAACCCTGGCCAAGACCGACGCTGAAGGCATCAGTGTTGGCCAGGCGTTGAACGCTATTGGCTATGCCGGGCCGCGGGCGGTCAGTGGTCATCCGGTGGGCGCCTATTTTGAAGCGCATATTGAGCAGGGGCCGATCCTTGAAGACCAGCATAAAACCATCGGGGTGGTGCTTGGAGCCCTTGGCCAGAAGTGGTTCGACCTGACCTTGCGTGGCGTCGAAGCGCACGCCGGGCCGACGCCGATGCACCTGCGTAGAGACGCCCTGGTGGGCGCCAGCGTGGTGGTGGCAGCGGTCAATCGGGTGGCGCTGGAGCACCAGCCGCACGCCTGTGGCACGGTGGGTTGCTTGCAGGCGTATCCGGGGTCACGCAACGTAATTCCCGGTGAGGTGCGCATGACCCTGGATTTCCGTCATCTGGAGCCGGCCCGGCTGGATTCGATGATTGCCCAAGTCAAGGATGTGATCAGCAGCACCTGTGAGCAGCACGGCTTGAGCTACACCCTGACACCGACGGCGGACTTTCCGCCGCTGTATTTCGACAAAGGTTGTGTCGAAGCTGTGCGCGCTGCCGCCCAGGGCTTGGGGCTGTCACACATGGATATCGTCAGCGGCGCCGGGCATGATGCGATCTTCCTGGCGGAACTGGGACCGGCGGGGATGATTTTTGTGCCCTGTGAAGGCGGTATCAGCCATAACGAAATCGAGAATGCCGCGCCTGAGGATTTGGCCGATGGCTGCGCGGTGCTGTTGCGCGCCATGTTGGCGGCGGCCCAGGCGGTGGCGCGGGGCAGGGAAGCGGCCTAA
- a CDS encoding LysR substrate-binding domain-containing protein — translation MSVSHAQLKAFHAVALHGSFTRAAERLFLTQPAISDQVRKLEERFGVLLFHRNKRSVQLTDLGERLLAITQRLFVCEAEAHELLQDSRALQTGTLVLAVDAPVHVLPQIAQFCQQYPGINVKIETGNTDESLLRLFNYQADLALLGRDVDDERLLCVPMRSDPMVAFVSHNHPWASRGSISLADLDDTPIVLREPGSVTRQTLEEEMQRAGLRIRAAIQVEGREAAREAVVVGIGVGVVSAAEFGADARVCALPIVDCQRRLTETLVCLREQSSRRLVATFLQMVRDSL, via the coding sequence ATGTCGGTTTCCCATGCACAGTTGAAAGCCTTTCATGCCGTTGCCCTGCACGGCAGCTTCACCCGGGCTGCCGAACGGTTGTTCCTGACCCAGCCGGCGATCTCCGATCAGGTGCGTAAACTGGAGGAACGCTTCGGCGTATTGCTGTTTCACCGTAACAAGCGCTCGGTGCAGTTGACTGACCTCGGTGAACGCCTGCTGGCCATTACCCAGCGCTTGTTCGTTTGTGAAGCCGAGGCCCATGAACTGCTGCAGGATTCCCGCGCCTTGCAGACCGGTACGCTGGTGCTGGCGGTGGATGCACCGGTGCATGTGCTGCCGCAGATCGCCCAGTTCTGTCAGCAGTACCCCGGCATCAACGTCAAGATCGAGACCGGTAACACTGATGAGTCGTTGCTACGGCTATTCAATTATCAGGCCGACTTGGCCCTGCTGGGCCGGGATGTGGATGACGAACGCCTGCTTTGCGTGCCGATGCGCAGCGATCCGATGGTGGCTTTCGTCTCCCACAACCACCCCTGGGCCAGTCGCGGCTCGATCAGCCTGGCTGACCTTGATGACACACCGATTGTGTTGCGCGAGCCAGGCTCGGTAACACGCCAGACCTTGGAAGAAGAAATGCAACGCGCCGGCTTGCGCATCCGCGCCGCGATCCAGGTCGAGGGCCGGGAAGCGGCACGTGAGGCAGTGGTGGTCGGGATTGGCGTGGGGGTGGTGTCAGCGGCCGAGTTCGGCGCCGATGCGCGGGTGTGTGCATTGCCGATTGTTGACTGTCAGCGGCGCTTGACTGAAACCCTGGTGTGCTTGCGCGAGCAGAGTTCGCGGCGCCTGGTGGCGACGTTTTTGCAGATGGTTCGGGACAGTCTTTAA